The Fibrobacter sp. UWB16 genomic interval AAGGCTATCGCCCTCAATAGTCGGGAACTTGATCAACGACGTGCTCTCTTCATCTTCGTCGTTCACACTGAACCAATAACCGGAATTACCGTTAATATTGACACGGGCCATGCCGCTTTCGCCATTCCACAGGTCATAGGCCACAGAATTGCCCTCTTCTGTAATTCCCGTAAAATTTGAATCCTTGGAGCATGCGACTGCACCAATCAGAACGGCAAATATAGATAAGTTAAGAATTCTACCGAGCATCGGACTTATCCTCTTTCCATGTCAACGGAAACAACTGTAAATTCAACCTATAAACTCTTTCTGTACCACGACTATTCAAAGCAATTTGTGCCACTTTCTTTCGGCAAACATCAAGTTCCTGCAAAATCTTCTTATAGTCTTCGGCAGAAATCCCCATGGTAAGCCCAGTAAAGTTTCTTTCCGAGGGCGCAAATCGATTGATGGATTCTTCTGCAAAATGGGCCATTTCGCGATGCATATAGCGCAAAGCAAGCGACACCGCCGATGACTGGCCTTTTAGATGCTTGTCCGCCTGTTCATAGGTATCGCCGTTCTTTTTCAACAGCCCCACTCGCACCATAAAATCGAGCGAATCGCGAACTTCACCGGCAGAAACGCCTTCGCAGCAGCGCCTTGCGATATCACCCGGAGTAGCCCCCGGCATTACCGGAGCAAGCTCTCTAACAACGGGGTGTACCCAAGACTGAAAATATTTAAACGCATCGCCATCGATAATTTTGACCTTGTTGTTTGCGGCCAATTCCAGCATAGCTTCATAAGCGATTTTGCGTTCCTGGTCATTTTTGGAATGGCAATACGTCACCATCGACTTGAAGTACTCAAGTTCAAACCCGGCCAGTTCCATTGCATTGCCGACCTTTTCGGCCCCTTGAGGCGAAAGGCGGGTCTTGCCTTCACACACTAATTTTAAGTAAGTTGGGGACGTAAAGCCCGAAGCACGAGCAAATTCACGCCACGAAAACGACGAGAGTCTCTTCTTCTCGTTGTAGTAATCCTGCATATAAATGCGGTAGTCTTCATATTCCGTGACGGACTTCATAATCAAAAATATACATTATTTCATCATTCCAAGCAACATTTCATGATACTAGCTTTTGTTTTTCGAACAAAATTAAGTAATTTTTAGCAAATTTTTACAAAAACCAAATCCTATGATACTAAAGTAAATAAACACAAAAAAGCGGGCATAAAGCCCGCACCTTCATAGCCTATTTTCTAAAGCCTACTAAATATTCCAGTCGCAGAAGTTCTTGAGCATGGCGAGGCCAACTTCGCCACT includes:
- a CDS encoding TIGR02147 family protein: MKSVTEYEDYRIYMQDYYNEKKRLSSFSWREFARASGFTSPTYLKLVCEGKTRLSPQGAEKVGNAMELAGFELEYFKSMVTYCHSKNDQERKIAYEAMLELAANNKVKIIDGDAFKYFQSWVHPVVRELAPVMPGATPGDIARRCCEGVSAGEVRDSLDFMVRVGLLKKNGDTYEQADKHLKGQSSAVSLALRYMHREMAHFAEESINRFAPSERNFTGLTMGISAEDYKKILQELDVCRKKVAQIALNSRGTERVYRLNLQLFPLTWKEDKSDAR